A stretch of Candidatus Methanomethylophilaceae archaeon DNA encodes these proteins:
- a CDS encoding exosome protein, whose product MPTFHWIRVQTFCYATERQELLEETMAELIGSDEFTEDISESEHGDTMLILEARLTKQKEFRALFSRLGPEILSWIKEDMPNRVDEDCIFYMRLDKQKAVQGIYEVAHHGDVIAITAKIQSHPAKKDVAEGIMAEFVDSLLGGSV is encoded by the coding sequence ATGCCGACGTTCCATTGGATCAGGGTGCAGACTTTCTGCTATGCGACCGAGAGGCAGGAGCTTCTGGAGGAGACCATGGCGGAGCTGATCGGCTCCGACGAATTCACGGAGGACATCTCGGAGAGCGAGCACGGCGACACCATGCTCATCTTGGAGGCCCGTCTAACCAAGCAGAAGGAATTCCGCGCCCTTTTCTCCAGGCTCGGGCCGGAGATTCTGTCGTGGATCAAGGAGGACATGCCCAACAGGGTCGACGAGGATTGCATATTCTACATGCGTCTGGACAAGCAGAAGGCAGTCCAAGGAATCTACGAGGTGGCGCATCACGGCGATGTGATAGCAATAACCGCCAAGATACAGTCCCATCCCGCCAAGAAAGACGTGGCCGAAGGGATAATGGCGGAGTTCGTGGACTCACTTCTCGGCGGCTCCGTCTGA